The Mesorhizobium opportunistum WSM2075 DNA window TCCGGTTTCGTCACCTTGCTGGCGCAGGATGGTGTCGAAGGCCTGCAGGCCAAAAATCTCGCCGGCGAATGGATCGACGTGCCGCCGGCCAACGGCACGCTGGCGGTCAATTTCGGTCAGTTGCTGGAGCGCTGGACCGGCGGGCGCGTCCGTGCGACGCGGCACCGGGTGATCGCGCCGAAGACGGTGCGGCTGTCGATCCCGTTCTTCTACGAACCCCGCGTCGATGCAGAAATTGCGCCGCTGCCATTGAAAGGCGCCGAGCCCTTCGAGCCGTTTCTCTACGGTGACTATCTCTGGGAAGCGGCGACGAATTTCGTCGAGATGAGCGGCATCAAGCATCTCAGGCAGCCGCGCCGCGCCAAGGCTTCATAGGCAACGCCAGCCATCTCGTCGCAGAGACGGCCGGCGGGGAAATGACAGGCTACTCCGTTTCGCCGACCACTTCGTCCCAGCTCTTCACCTTGGTCTCGCCGTTGAGGAAGGGCAGCGCGGCGGCCGTCAGTTCCGGGGCGAAGAAGACGTCGTAATGTGTGCGGTTGGGCAGGATCGCCAGGCGGTTCCGCGACAGGTTCTCGCGCATCCAGCCCGCATCTTTCAGACCGCCGCCGAGCATCTGGTAGAACTTGATCTCGTGCTCGGGTTTGTACATGTCACTGTCGCCATAGGCCAGCATGACCGGCATCTTCAGCTTGGGAACATCGGCCGAGTAGTCCCTGTTCTGGCGCATGAAATTGCCGAGCGCGTCGAGCAATTTGGGGAAGTCTTCCGGATGCGGCGCAACCGCGACGTAGGACTTGTACATCGGCGTGTCCTTCATGAACGGCGCGGCGGCGGCGCTCACCTGAGCCTGCTGCGGGCGCATCTCGTCATAGAAACCGTCCGTGGCATAGCCGGTCGAGACCAGCACAAGGCGGCGCACCATCTCGGGATGGCGGACAGCCATGCGGAAAGCAACACCGCCGCCGAGCGAATAGCCCATGACGTCGACCTTGTCGTAGCCGAGCGCCTTGACGATATCGGCCATGTCGTCACCAATCGCCTCCACGCTGAATGGCCGGTCGCCGAGCGCCGTGCGGCCATGGCCTTGCAGGTCGACGCCGATGACGGTGCGATTTTCGGCAAACTTGGGCAGGATCGGCGCGAACATGTCGGTCGAGCCAAGACCGCCATGCAACAGAAGCAGCGGCTCGCCCTTGCCGTAGACGGCGTAATAGTAATTCAGGCCGTTGATCGGCAGCAGGCCGGACTTTCCGGGCTTCAGCGGTGTTCTCGTTTCGGTCGTCATGGCAGGTTCCTTTGCATTGGTGGTGCCCGGGCAGGCGAGAAGCGCCGCGGCCGAAGCAAGAATGGCGAAAAACAGGGTTCTGGACATATCGGTCTCCTCCAGTCCTGCCGGTGTCAAAGCGTCTTGTCGGTTCAAAGCGTCTTGTCGGTGTCAAAGCGTCTTGGCGAGATCTTCAAGCTGGTCGGCGCACTGGCCCCAACCCTGATGAAAACCCATCGCCTCGTGCTGTTCGCGATCGGCGACGCTCCAGTGCCGAACGCGCGCGATGTAGCGGGTCTTGCCATCGCCTTCGTCCTCGAAGGTCAGCACGACGGTCATGAACGGCTTTGCCGACGGCTTCCACGCCTGTGTGTAAGCATCGGTGAGGACGATCTTCTGGCCGGGGATGACTTCCAGGAAGACACCGGGGTTGGGAAACTCATTGCCGTCCGGGCTAGCCATGACGACAAGGCTCGAGCCGCCGGTGCGCACATCCATCTCGGCGCGCGGCGTCGTCCACGGCTTTGGCGAGAACCATTGCGTGATCAGCTTCGGCTCGGTCCAGCAACGATAGACGTTGTCGCGCGGCGCATCGATGATGCGGGCAAGAACCAGTTCGCGGTCGTTGTCGGGGGCGATGTCGAGCTTGGTGGCCACGGTGGTCTCCTCGGGTTTGATCTGTTTGATCTTGGGGGGTTGGTCCGGCTTCCTTCCCCAAGGACGAGCCGATGCAATGCAACCCGACACCGCCAGTGAAAAAATCTGGCGATTGGAGAAAATCTGGCGACTGCTTGTATGGTCTGAAGGCTGGGCGGCGAACGAAGCTCGCGTCAGTGGCGCTTGGCCTGCACCAGATAGGCGTCGATCTCGGTTTCGCCGAGCCACTTCGCGGCCTCGAGCCGATGCAGGCCTTCGACCAGTACATGACGCTTGCCGTCGTGGCGGACCTGGATCGGCGTCTTCATGCCGTTCTCCAATATGTCCTCGGCGAGATGGCGGACGGTCTCGGGGTGCAATGTCTTCTTGCGCGCCGTCGGCACGTAGATGTCGTCGACCTTGACCTTTTGCACTCTGAGCATGCCGATCCCCGTGGCGGAAAAACGCCGTCGTCACTCCTGAGATAGTCGGTTTGGTCCGGAGGGCCAAGAGCGCGGCCAACGAATACGGCGAAGCGTTTGCCTGTCATCGCACGTTTCGATATTGCGTCTTCGCGGTCGTCGATGGTCACGGAGCAAGCAATTCCCATGAGCGAACCCCTGGTCACCTTCGTCGGCGTCGCGCATCCCTGGATGTGCGACGTGATGGGACACATGAATGTGCGCCACTACGCGGCAATGTTCGACGACGCCAGTTTCCAGCTGCTCGGCCATATCGCTGAGCAGGACGGCAACCAGCCGTCGCAAACCGGGTGGGCCGACGTGCGCACCGAAATCGACTACCGCCATGAAACGAAAGCCGGCTCGCTCCTCACCATCCGCTCGCATGTGGTGAAGATCGGCCGCACCTCCATCACCTTCGAGCAGGTGATGTCGGGATCGCTCGACGGCATCGTCCACGCATCGAGCCGGACGACCAGCGTGCGCTTCGACCTTGCCGCGAGGGCCTCGGTGGCCCTGGACGAGCCGATGCGCGATCGCGCGGCAGCGTTCCTGATCGAATAGACCGGGCTTGGCCGTTCAGCCATTGTAGATACGGTCGTTGAGCGGCGTCTCCGTGATCAGCGCCTGCAGCCCTGACAGCAATGCCTTCTCGGCACGGTTCATCACCTTGTCGGGATTGGTGAGCAGGAAGATGTCGATGGCCGGCGGCGCATCGTAGGGTGGCAGCCGCCACAACGTGCCGTCAGCCACGTCGCGCCGCGCCACATGCAACGGCAAGGGGCCGATGCCGAGCCCGGCGACGATCATGCGCCGTACCTCCTCCAGGCTTGAGGACACGCCGACGACATCGGCGCTCAGCCGGGCTTCGCTGCGCAACAGCGCGACCGGCCGCAACGCGTCCGAAATATGGTCGGTCTGGAAGGAAACCGAAGGCTCGCCCCGCAGATCCGCCAGCGCCAGTCCGGTTTTCCCGTAGAGCCTGTGCTGGGGGCCACAGAAGAAACCAAAGAATTCGCGATAGACCATCGCATAGTCGAGCGCCGGATCGCGCTGGCTGACCAGGCAGATACCGAAGGAGGCGCGCCGCTCCCGCACCTGCTTGGCCACTTCGGTGCTTGCCGCGACCGAGATGGTGATGCTGGCACGCGGATAATCGCGATGAAACTCCGCCAGCGCCCGGTCGAAGAGCGGCGAGACGACATGGCTTGCCGTGGCAATCACGACGTGGCCGGTGACATCGTCGCTGATGCCGCGCATCAGCAGCGGCAGCTGCGATATCGTGCCGAACACCTCGACGCTCTGCTCGTAGAGAAGCCGCCCGACTTCAGTCAGTTCGAAGCGGGTCGCGTCACGCTCGACCAGCCGCCTGCCGACCCGGTCTTCAAGCCGCCGCAGCGCGTTGCTGACGCTGGGCTGCTTGAGGTTGAGCCGCTCGGCGGCGCGGGTGATGCTCTTCACTTCCGCGATGACGACGAAGGTCCGCAGAAGGTTCCAGTCCAGGTCCCAGACCAGACGTTCGGGGCGCGGCAAGGTCATTCCTGATATCTATGCTCCCTATTCCTATTATCTATTTGCGCAATGCTGCCGCAAAGGCAATCATTGCCGTCAGGAGCGCGCCCCAACGCCTCCCAAGAACAAGCCTTCGCGCTCCAATCCAGAGGACAGGAACCAGATGAACAGGGTATTTTCCGGCATTGCGGTCGCGGCGCTGCTGCTTGCGTCGACCTTCACCGCCGTTTCGGCCAAGGCCGACGATCTCGAAAAGATCAAGGCGGCGGGCGAACTGAAAATCTCCATGAGCGGCCAGTACCCGCCCTTCAACTTCGTCAACGACCAGAACGAGGTCGTCGGCTTTGACGCCGATATCGGCAAGGCGATCGCAGAGCGCATCGGCGTCAAGGGCACGATCATCACCACCGCCTGGGACGGCATCATTGCCGGTCTGCTCGCCAACAAATACGACACCGTCGTCGGCTCGATGACGATCACCCCCGAGCGCGAGAAGGTGGTCGATTTCGTGGGCCCCTACTACCACGCCGGCCGCGCGGTCTTCGTGAACCAGGATTCCAAGGTGCAGAGCCTCGACGAACTCAAGGGAAAGACCCTTGGCGTAACGCTCGGCGAGACGCACGAGAAATGGGCGCGCGAACAGGGTGGCTGGGACATCCGCACCTACAAGGGACTGCCGGAACTGCTGCTGGAACTGAAGGCCGGCCGTGTCGATGCCATCGTCGTCGACAACATTCCGGTCATGGTCGCCGTCAAGGAAACCGGCGAGAAGGTCCGCAAACTCGATACGCCTGATATCGAGGGCGGTAGCGTCGCCATCGGCATCGCCATCCGCAAGGACAATCCGGCACTCAAGGCCGCCATGCAGAAGGCGCTGGACGAGATGATGGCCGACGGCACCTACGAGAAGATCTCCAAGCACTGGGTCGGCAGCGACATCCGTTAATTTCCCAGGCCCCAGGCGACGCAAGTTCGCCTGAGGCCGCCTGTCATTTCTGCTGGGCTGCCCCATGGATTTCTCCTTGATGAGCCGCGTCTTCCCCTTCTTCGTGGAGGCCGCGCTGCTGACGCTGGAACTGACAGCGCTGGCCCTGGTTCTGGGGCTGGCGGCGGCAGCGCTGGCCGCGGCCGCCAAGATGTCGAGATCCGCGATCCTGCGTGCGCTCGGCGCTGTTTATGTCAGCCTGTTTCGCGGCACGCCGTGCCTGATCCAGCTGTTCGTGCTCTATTTCGGCGGCCCGCAGATCGGCATCAATCTGGATCCGTTCGCGGCCGGCGTCATCGGCCTTGGCCTCAACATCGGTGCCTACATGGCGGAATCGATCCGTGGTGCGGTGATAGCAGTCGACCGGGGCCAGACCGAAGCTGCCCGCACCATCGGCTTCAGCCGCTTCCAGACCTTGCGCAAAGTGGTGCTGCCGCAAGCCGCCAGGCTGATGATCCGCCCGCTCGGCGTCAACACCGTCGCTCTTTTGAAGGGCTCGGCATTGGTGTCCACCATCTCGGTGGTAGAGCTGACCTACACCGCCCAGCGCTTCATTGGCTCCACCTACAAGCCATTCGAGATCTTCGGTGTCGCGGCACTGCTCTACATGGTCATGGTCTACGCCCTCGCCCGCATCGTCGACATGCTCGACAAGCGCTTTGCAATCGTCTGACGGGGAACGAGATGCAAGGTCTGGATTTCACCATCGTCGCGCCTTACTGGGACCTTCTGGTGACAGGCGCCTGGTGGACCGCCGTGCTGACGATTTCGGCGGGAGCCTTAAGCTTCGTCTTCGGCATCCTGTTTGCCATCACCGTACTCTATGCTCCGGCAATCCTCGCTTATCCCGTGCGCGCGCTCATGTGGCTGTTCATGGGGACGCCGCTGCTGCTGCAGCTCTTCCTGATCTATTTCGGACTGGTGCAGGTCGGTATCGACATCCCGGCACTTGCCGCCGGCATCGTCGGGCTTGGCCTGCACTTTGCCGTCTACAATGCAGACGTGATCCGGGCAGGTGTCGTGGCTGTCGACATCGGCCAGACCGAAGGCGCACGCAGCATCGGCTTCGGCAAGTGGCAGACGCTGCGCTATGTCGTGATACCGCAAGCCATCCGCAACACGGCGCCACCAATCGGAAGCAACCTGATCGCGCTGCTGAAGGAATCCTCCGTCGTCTCGGTCATCGGCATCGCGGAACTGGTTCATTCGGCGCAACTGGCGATCAGCGAAACGTTCCGCCCGTTCGAGTTCTACATCACGGCCGCGGCGCTCTATTACATCTTGAACCTCGTGCTCGAAGCGGCCTTGCATCGGTTTGAAAGACATGTGGAGGTCTCCCGATGAGTACGCAGCGGCCAATGGTCGAGGTCCGCGGTGCGCGCAAATCCTTCGGCGCCGTCGAGGTGCTGAAAGGCATAGATTTGTCGGTCGAGCGTGGGCAGATCGTCGCCATCATCGGGCCGAGCGGCTCCGGCAAGAGCACGTTGCTGCGCTCCATCAACCATCTCGAGACATTGAACGGCGGTGACGTCTGGCTGGACGGCGTGCAGGTCAACCAGCC harbors:
- a CDS encoding amino acid ABC transporter permease; the encoded protein is MQGLDFTIVAPYWDLLVTGAWWTAVLTISAGALSFVFGILFAITVLYAPAILAYPVRALMWLFMGTPLLLQLFLIYFGLVQVGIDIPALAAGIVGLGLHFAVYNADVIRAGVVAVDIGQTEGARSIGFGKWQTLRYVVIPQAIRNTAPPIGSNLIALLKESSVVSVIGIAELVHSAQLAISETFRPFEFYITAAALYYILNLVLEAALHRFERHVEVSR
- a CDS encoding acyl-CoA thioesterase encodes the protein MSEPLVTFVGVAHPWMCDVMGHMNVRHYAAMFDDASFQLLGHIAEQDGNQPSQTGWADVRTEIDYRHETKAGSLLTIRSHVVKIGRTSITFEQVMSGSLDGIVHASSRTTSVRFDLAARASVALDEPMRDRAAAFLIE
- a CDS encoding alpha/beta fold hydrolase produces the protein MSRTLFFAILASAAALLACPGTTNAKEPAMTTETRTPLKPGKSGLLPINGLNYYYAVYGKGEPLLLLHGGLGSTDMFAPILPKFAENRTVIGVDLQGHGRTALGDRPFSVEAIGDDMADIVKALGYDKVDVMGYSLGGGVAFRMAVRHPEMVRRLVLVSTGYATDGFYDEMRPQQAQVSAAAAPFMKDTPMYKSYVAVAPHPEDFPKLLDALGNFMRQNRDYSADVPKLKMPVMLAYGDSDMYKPEHEIKFYQMLGGGLKDAGWMRENLSRNRLAILPNRTHYDVFFAPELTAAALPFLNGETKVKSWDEVVGETE
- a CDS encoding LysR family transcriptional regulator, which codes for MTLPRPERLVWDLDWNLLRTFVVIAEVKSITRAAERLNLKQPSVSNALRRLEDRVGRRLVERDATRFELTEVGRLLYEQSVEVFGTISQLPLLMRGISDDVTGHVVIATASHVVSPLFDRALAEFHRDYPRASITISVAASTEVAKQVRERRASFGICLVSQRDPALDYAMVYREFFGFFCGPQHRLYGKTGLALADLRGEPSVSFQTDHISDALRPVALLRSEARLSADVVGVSSSLEEVRRMIVAGLGIGPLPLHVARRDVADGTLWRLPPYDAPPAIDIFLLTNPDKVMNRAEKALLSGLQALITETPLNDRIYNG
- a CDS encoding ABC transporter substrate-binding protein is translated as MNRVFSGIAVAALLLASTFTAVSAKADDLEKIKAAGELKISMSGQYPPFNFVNDQNEVVGFDADIGKAIAERIGVKGTIITTAWDGIIAGLLANKYDTVVGSMTITPEREKVVDFVGPYYHAGRAVFVNQDSKVQSLDELKGKTLGVTLGETHEKWAREQGGWDIRTYKGLPELLLELKAGRVDAIVVDNIPVMVAVKETGEKVRKLDTPDIEGGSVAIGIAIRKDNPALKAAMQKALDEMMADGTYEKISKHWVGSDIR
- a CDS encoding ParB N-terminal domain-containing protein codes for the protein MLRVQKVKVDDIYVPTARKKTLHPETVRHLAEDILENGMKTPIQVRHDGKRHVLVEGLHRLEAAKWLGETEIDAYLVQAKRH
- a CDS encoding amino acid ABC transporter permease, which gives rise to MDFSLMSRVFPFFVEAALLTLELTALALVLGLAAAALAAAAKMSRSAILRALGAVYVSLFRGTPCLIQLFVLYFGGPQIGINLDPFAAGVIGLGLNIGAYMAESIRGAVIAVDRGQTEAARTIGFSRFQTLRKVVLPQAARLMIRPLGVNTVALLKGSALVSTISVVELTYTAQRFIGSTYKPFEIFGVAALLYMVMVYALARIVDMLDKRFAIV
- a CDS encoding SRPBCC family protein, with the translated sequence MATKLDIAPDNDRELVLARIIDAPRDNVYRCWTEPKLITQWFSPKPWTTPRAEMDVRTGGSSLVVMASPDGNEFPNPGVFLEVIPGQKIVLTDAYTQAWKPSAKPFMTVVLTFEDEGDGKTRYIARVRHWSVADREQHEAMGFHQGWGQCADQLEDLAKTL